The nucleotide window TAATTTTAGGACAGGTAATCTCAGACCATGTGAGCCAGGGTGGTTTGTTGTGCCTCTTTTCTCTATAGTAATTTCTTTTGGAAGTAAACAAGTCCCTGCACAAACATTTGCAATGCCACTTAGATATGCAGAGAGAGATTTcaggcttctttttccttttcttttttacattgTTAGATTTGTTTGTTTACCTCATTAGGGTATTGTCATTTGAATTTTAAGTTAttctggatttttaaatatttgaactGTAAGTTAGAATTTATCTTTTCAAATATGTTAAAAGCTCTTTAAAGGACTAGTAGGTAATATACATTTCACTAGGTCTTGTGGCTCTTGATGATCAAATGGACTAAAAAGGAGAGGATTGAACTTTCTCTGGTGAGTTATTAACTAAAAGGGATTTGGATTCCTTCATTGAAGGCTGGGAACCCATAAGATGGCATTATCCATAGGAGGAAAGGGAGGTAAAGCTGGTGCAGAAATACAGAGATTGTATGCATGCTTGAATGCAGGTTGAGGAGGTGGAAGGCTGAAAAAGCCAGGGAAATGGAGGGATGTAGCAGGGAAGGGTAACAATCACTTCCTCTTTCCTGAGATGTTCTGATCTGCAAACTGATGCAGACAGACCCAGTGTGATACTGACCATGCCTTTCAGCTTTCCAGGTTCATTGCAGTGGTATTTGTAGGTCTACTGTCCAGTATATCATGACTTATTTAAAGCAAGTGTTGGGTGATTTTCTGTGCCTGTATGTTCTGAAGGAACACAGAACCAGAATAGGGCCAAAGATGGCAACaacatttcctttggaagttgAGATTGATACAGTGATGGTTTTAATCAGAGAATTATCAGCTGGGAATTGTTTGTAACAGATTGGTGTTTAGTTGCCAAGAGACTGGGCTTTAGGAAATGTCAAAAGTGGTGCAGTAATAATGGTCTTGTGTGTTATGTTTATTTTGTTGGgcttggtttgtttattttaaagtgacatttttatCACTTgtttttgtacatttttctactttaaaaaaaaaaaattgtgcttcCATTTTTGTTCCTGGTAAAGAGAGAAAACTCCAGTTTTTCTAGGTGGTGCAGTTTCCTTGCCTAAGTTTCTTGCATCCGTGAACAAGCCTGGGGACAAAGCAGTGACACTGGTTTGAGTTCATGAACCAGACAGAACAGATCAAAGCCCAGGGAATAGTTCATATTAAAATCAGTGTAATCTTATGGTTTATCTCCACAGCAGGCAAAGCAAGAAGCTCTCTTTAAATTTGCACTTCTTTTGATCTCAGAGGAACTAAATACATTTCACCAAATGTCTGTGTTGTGGTTCATGTCCCACAGTTAAGTGCACCCATCCATGCTCTCATGTCTCCTGGCTGGTGAGGGCCTCAACTGAAAATTTTGCAGCTGTGGTTTAGGAAAACAATATGGTACAAAGTTCAGGTTATTCATTACCAAAACAATAGTAACAATCCCAGGGATGTAAGCTGCACTgccttggaaaacaaaatgcatgGCCATGACATTGGTAAGGGACCTTGTAGCCATCTCTGATTTGGCCCTTGTCCTTGCTTCATGGCCATGTCTGTGAGCTTGGGGACTGACTGTTCCACTGAAGGCAACAGCAGGATTATCCTGAGCTGTTCTGTGttcccagctctccatcctGGCACTCAGCAGCACACAGTGGCTGTGTCAGTGCCCTGCACTAGCTGCCATCCCAAAAAAAGGCATCAGCCAGTTTTAGCTGCTCAAgtggctcagcctgggctgccacaacaggcacagcactgagtgAGGGTGGGGCAGAGCAAGGACAGCCCCGTGTGAGGAACTGCCCAaagggccagggctgtgcccaggctcagccatctctgcatctctgcagggaccagggctgggcaggcaggggagcagcaaagcagagctgggctgtacCCAGGGTGTGCACGAAGTGAGAGTCACTTTGGTTTTCTGCAAGCTTTGAGGATGCAGACCTGCTTGGGATGCTGTGAGCATCCCTTTGTTTCCTCTGGTGGTGCTTTAACCTGCCTGGAGATGAGCACCATTTAAACAAGGCTGATAAAGTGGACTGAATCAGCTCTAGATGCTTGTCCAGGTGCTTCAGCTAGCCCTGAAAAATACTGAACTGAGTGTTGTGCCTTGCCTTAGCTGCAGGACTTGGGGGCAGGGCAGTCAGAAATGGTCCCTGAAAGGGGGGTTACCAATGGACAGCCAGAGTGTCCACTGGGAGTTTGACCTGACCCTTTGTGTGTTAAAGCTGCTGTAGGCTCGTATCAGTATAAGGGATTTCTCACTCGTAGTCTTCTCATTTTCTGACTGGATTTTGCCTGTGTCTGTTAGGAGCAGAGGTTCTGGGTCTCCTGTAGCCGTCCCTGGCTGAGCAGTGTCTCGGGAGCGCTGgcccctggctcctgcagggctcctgcagggctggctgggtgcGGCCGGGAGGGGGAGCACGGAGAGCAGGATCTGCCTTCCCCTCGCGTGCCGGAGACCGACTGAGGCTCCTCTGCTGGTACCTTCTCACTGGGACTCAGTTAAATTGAGCACAGTCTGCTCCTGCCTAAGGAGCAGCTTTCAGAGAGGTGCCCACCAACGTGTGCAATTCTTGGGCAGAAACACTGGTGTGCCATGACTGACCTTCAGGCCTGGCATCCCCAGTTAGTGTCTGTAATAACCATGTTAGGAAAAACATGGTTattacactgaaaaatgtttagATAAGTATTTGATCAGAACAGAtgtaaaataggaaaaaaaaccagtaaaagTAAAGCCTTTCCATGAGAAGGGAAATACCAGAAAAGCTCCAAATGTAAGAATTGGTTAAAACTTGTACTGTCATGCTCTTTTGTATtactttatttctgctttaaagttaggaaagaaaagaagagtaTTGACTGCCCCCATTGATTTAGGCTGAGCACGATGTAAAGTGCATCAGTAGCAATAACAATTCAGTGGATCAGCTTGGGGGTACAGCTCTTGTCTGTGTAACTCAATCACCTTTTGTCAGATTGTACAAGCAGGATGTATGTGCAGAccaaaattatttgctttctaATTAGGAAGGGTTGTTTTAAAACAGTCCACTTACCAAAAcattatttctaatttttatgtTCTGTATGCAGAATCTGTATGTATGTCTTttataaatatacatttttatatataagtAAATGGTATGTCCcatttatattaattaattaaaaaaaaaagcatagtGATGGTGAAATACGAAGTGAAAATCAAATCTCCCCTTCCCCCACCTCATCCCTGTAGGGtacatggcttttttttttccttgtctcacTATACGGGTATTCAAATAATGTTTTAGCTATAGTACTCATACTCTGTCTTCTTTTAATACCATGGGATGCCGTTTATCTTTCATGATGTAAAAATCCTGTATTTGGAGCCTCCCTCTGTGAGAGTTTGTGAGCTCTGCAACTGGAGCATCTTGGAAAGAGCATCGAGTCTTGCTGCACTTGGCAGTCTTACTTTAGTTCCCAGACTTTTTCCTTAGGAATTGCAGCAGGAAAGCTCAGCTCTTAAAAACACCAGTTCTTGACAACCTTTAGGGCATCTGAGCATGTTTTGCTCATGTGTGCAAAATAAATTTGCtcatgtgtgtattttttttttcattcatgcTGCAGGAATAGGGAAGAACGTGTTGTGTGAGAAAGCTGCTACCTCTGTGGATGCCTTCAGGATGGTGACAGCTGCCAGGTATTACCCCAAGCTGATGAGCATCGTTGGCAACGTGCTGCGTTTCCTGCCAGCCTTTGTGAAGATGAAGCAGCTGATAGAGGAGCACTACGTGGGCAACGTCATCATCTGCGATGTGCGCGTCTACGGGGGCAGCCTGCTGAGCCACCAGTACAACTGGATCTGTGACGAGCTCATGGGGGGGGGCGGGCTGCACACCATGGGCACCTACATCATCGACCTCCTGACTCACCTCACCAGCAGGAGAGCTCAGAAGGTCCACGGGCTGCTCAAGACTTTTGTGAAGCAGAACACGGCCATCAGCGGGATCCGCCACGTCACCAGCGACGACTTCTGCGTTTTCCAGATGCTGATGGGCGACGGCGTCTGTTGCACTGTGACTCTCAACTTCAACATGCCCGGATCGTTCATCCATGAGGTGATGATTGTGGGCTCTGCTGGTCGCCTCATAGCTCGTGGGACAGACCTGTACGGGCAGAAGAACACTGCTCTCCAGGAGGAACTGCTGTTTACAGACTCCCTGCCTGTCAACAAGGGCCTTTTGGATAAGGGCTTCAAGGACATCCCGCTGCTTTACCTGAAGGGAATGGTGTACATGGTGCAAGCCCTGCGGCAGTCTTTCCAAGAGCAGGAGGACCGTCGGACGTGGGATCATAAACCTGTGTCCATGGCAGCCTCTTTTGAAGATGGGCTGTACATGCAGAGTGTGGTAGAGGCCATCAAGAAATCAAGTAGGTCAGGTGAGTGGGAGACTGTGGAGGTGATGACTGAGGAACCAGATGCCAACCAAAACCTCTGTGAGGCACTTCAAAGAAATAACTTATGAACATTCCTACCTTGGAAAATAGGACAATTGACACTTCTGGCTGTAATgtacaaaaaaaacaacagtttttAAGATATGTAGATTCTTATTTAATAGTGTGagtttcttggtttttttaaacatataaaatatgttCTGATAGGAACAGTTGTGGTTTAAATTGTTTAAAGagttttaaatgtttctgttttttgcaaacatttaatttttgtctcGGCGACTGGTAGGAAAACTTGAATTGCCCTTTGCACTTGCAGTAGCTGAAGTGAATCGTGGGATCTCTGCCATTGCATGGCTTGGAAATGGGACACAACCCCTGTTGCACAGGTTGCTGATTTAACCATGAGAGCATGTGGAGCAAGATCAGGGAGTATCTGTTGTTCAgatgcctttttcttctctcttggaGACCGATTTATGTTTTAATCCTCAGTTTGTAAACTTTTAGAAAAGAGTTTAGTGATGTAACAGGTCTCTAAACTCCTATAGGACAAAAAGTAGAAGGAATGCATTAAAGTTAGTTACATAAGGATCAGCCTTTTGGCTTCCTGTATGTGGTAAATGTCTTTCAAATTCATTCAAActgatgttttatttaaatgatACTATAATTCTCTGTTGTTGATGTGCCATTGGCAGGAAAATCTTCAGGAAGTCTGTGATGCATTGAGCTATTCTTCCATATCTGTAGACATTATTCCTTCTATTCAAGAGGCTGTCTGCATCCAGCAGCTGTTTTTCCACAAGCTCTGTGCTTATGTCAGTTGTGTTTACTGCCTGGCAGCACCAGTGCCATGCCTGTGGGGCCACGTTCTCATTTCTGTGActgttaataaataaatgccTCCCAGGGTCATGGGATTGCCACAGTGTCGTGAGTAACAAAGCTGTACAGCATGAACCTTTCAGGGACCTGAAAGTGAAGGAAGGAGGTATTTCCTACCTCTTGCAGCTCTCTTAATGTGCAGGCTGGGTAACTGTCACACTACACACATCCTGATAGTTGAGAGAAAGGGACTGAACTGCCATGGGTAAATGTGCTCTTGATCTCAAACACTGGCTATTAACCCTCTGGTCCAGCCCATCTTCATACTCTCCTGCAGCTGGTGTCAGTGGAGAGATTTGGTGGCAGATGATGGGGTGGAAGTTCATTCCTTTTGAGAAATGTTTCTCTCTGAGGCAGGTATGTGGAAAGGATAGTCTAATTTTACTACATTTGTTGTTTTGTGTActtgaaagctttttttaaaaatgtatttcccaCTAAATTGTAACCCTGTGTATTTATGTATATTAACATGCACGCTGCTGTTTCATAAGCTGGACCTTCCTGAAAAGTATCAtgttttctacagaaataaaaagttgtGTTTGTTGAGGGAATTCTCTATGCAGGTGTGTGCTTGTGTTTGATTTGGTCAAGCCAAAGCCAACCTAATAAAAGTGAACAGGAGACTCAGAGCTCACCTTGCAGTCACCACCTTCATTCAGATAGAAAAGCCCTGACTGTTTTCATGCCAGTTTGGGGTCTGTTTTGAAGCTGTCCTGGAACTGAGAACTTTCCTTTGTGCCTTTGCCACTAACTTTGTATCGGGCAGAAAAAATCTAAAGTGCAGCTCCTTCTCTAGAAGGAAGGACGAAACACCTCCAGATGATCCCCATGAAGGAAGAAGGGTGCCGAGCCTCCTAGGAGAGAAAGAGAATTGTGCAGAGAGGTGGAAGGGGCCTCTCATGGGCTGGCTACGGCCTGAAGCTGCCGGGATGGCGACCCCAGGAGCGCCCCTTTGATCCAGGCGCGTTGCAGCCGCGAAGCCTGGATTCCCCCGGCATTCCCTGTGCGTTTAGTGCAGATGTTGTGCATCAGGGACCGGGGCTCGGTGTCCCGGCGGTgcggcggcagcagcgcggGGCCCGGGCCCGCCCATCCCGGCGGAAGCGGCGGTTgccggggagcggcggggccgggccgggccctcggcggcggctgcggcgggcgggcccagcccagcccggcccggccgggaGCGCTTCTCCGCGGCTGCCTCGGTGAGTGCTGCCGGGGCAGCCGCACGGGCCCTGCCTGGCCCGGGGCtcgggggcgggggcggcggggacagcggggagccgggccggaaagcgccgggcccggggcaggggcagcgcCCGGGGGAGGCTGCGGGCCCGGGCCGGGACTGCGCTGCTGGCAGCGCTCCCGAGCCCCGCGCCGAGGGAGCCAGCAAGGTCCGCGGGGTGTCCCGATCCCCCGGGGTGCCCGGCGGTGCCCGGCGCCCAGCCGTGCCCGCTGCGCTCAGCGCCGGGCCGGGTCTCAGCACGTGTCTCCAGGCACGGCTGGTGTTTTCTGGGGGGGGCTGCCACACTAGCTCCAGCCTCAGCACGGGAATTACATCCCAGAGGAATCCCACGTGTTGAGGTGTCGTCATCTGTCCTTGCCCTCCAGagagagccctgggctgcagctctgttaCGGCCACATCAGTCTCTGCCCACCTTCCTCGGCCCTGGTTCTGCTCCTgacccagctgctgcaggaaatgcGTCTGATTCCCTGGGCAGGCTGTCCAAGCTGCCTTTATTCCTAAACAGCTGCTGGGAGATACCAGCTCCTAGAAATGCAAATGGCAGAATTGCACCTGGCTGTATCTGTCCCTCTGTTTTCAgagagacaaaaggaaaaatgggtCTTTGAGACTGGCAGGTGAGAAAAAGCTGGTGAGACCTGGGGAAACACACGTGGAGAACAGTATTAGAAGGAGAATAGTAATCTCTCCCATAGCAGTCAGCAAGGAGAAGGCTTAGGCAGGGACAAAAACCACTGGGTAAGTTCACAGCACATTGACTCTGGTCCCAGCTCCCAGTTGTTCAGGAGGAATGGTCTCAGATCCATTGGTGCTGTTTTGGTGCAGCCCTCGGGCATGGAAGTTATCCTGATGTGACTTTCCAATTCAGCTAAAACTGTTGAGGAAGGAATCAAACATGCAAGACCAGCTGCATGGAGATTAGCCCTTTGATTTGCTGCAGATGACTTGCTCTGCTTATCACAGCTTATCACAACCGTGGGATGTTTTTTCCCATGCTTTTTGCAGAGATTGGCTCATGAAGGCAAGAAGCTGGGTTGGCATCAGCTCTGTGTGTGGTAGCAGCTTCCTGGCCAGGGACCCAGGCACAGTGAAAATGTCATGTGTGAGGAAGAGGGAATGTTTCAAAGTCAGATGCTGAGGGTTCAAGGCTGTGAAATGCACCTGCCTGAGGCTTGTCTGTTCCCATGTCTTGCAGTTACCTTAACTACAATGCCAAAAATAAGCCACAGAAGGAAGCTGTGGTTCTTACAGGCTCTGAAAGGGCTCAGTTTACCAGGGGAATAAGTAGCATTTTTACCACTTGGTCAGCTGCAGCGAAGGGCTTAGAGTTGAGTTAATGATTATTAAACTTGCAGACACTGGGAGAGAGGGAGCTGGAGCCTGCATTGCTTGGCTCCTAGGGCAGCACTAAGCTGTGCTTCTGGTGGAGAAGGGAGCAGCACACTGGGCTGAATGAGCAGTGTTGAAATTGTTGGGTTACTCCAGCAACTGCTCTGTGCCTCCTGTAGCTGTGCagagtgctgggagctgtgacTCTTCCCTAGGGAGTCTGCAGGTtggcagaggaggggaggaaCACATATGTCTGTTTGCCTGGACTTTTTCAGCTGGTTGTGCAGCGTGTGCCTGCATCTCACAGCCTGTGAATGCATAAATGGTGTGTGTCTGGTGGCAGCAGGTTGGGTACTGCATTGTTGGTGTTCAGGTTTCTGATGTGGTGGTAAAGCAGATTCTTTTCTGGGTGCAGGCAGTGATCAGATTGTGCCCAGGATGTCTGACCCTATTCCCTTATCCCTCTCCTCTGTGTCCATAAGTATGTGCTCTTGCTGTGTTTCCCTGGTGCTTGCTCCAGTGTTTCTCTGATCCCTTGTGGATGTAAAAATCATGTTCCTTCTGGACAAAAGGTTGCATGGGCAGAAAACAAACCCGGTGAAAGAAGTGACTTGTTTGATGCAGGGGCAGTGAATGGAGTTGGCTCAGCACAGGACTGTTGGTGTGCTGCAAAGGCACAGGAGTGAGCCATGAGGGTCTCTCTCCTGTGTCCCCCAAATAGGCTCGTggtcagcagagcagcagcttgggGAGTGTGTGCCAGTGGTTGGACTGAGGCttggcagctgggacagggctgggacactgctgctggggacCTGTGTCCCTCCTAGCTCCCTACATGGGCAAGGTGCTCCCTATTGTAATGAGGTTGTCTGATCTTGCAAGATCCCAAGCCAGAGGTGATGTGACTTGCAAATCAGGGAGTGGGTGTCATTTGCAaattccctgcagcagggcagggtgcagtTGGGATGTGAAGGTATAAAATGAGCCTTCACCCCCCACCTCCCATCAGCTTGCCTTTCCTCCTTCAATCCCCCGCAATAATTGTCTGCTCTCTTACAGGTCTTGATTTCAACCTGTCGTTTGCCTGTAAATCACTGGGTTGGGACTCGAGTTCAGATCAAGATCAGATGTGCATTTCAAAGCCAGTAGCTCTTCTGGAGTGATCTCATGGTgaatccttttttttgttgttttgttttttggtggtttttttttggtttgttttttttttttttttcttctcttctctagaATAAGAGAGGCTGGTCTGGCTTAGTTGGATCCATTATTGAGGAGATTAAATAATACCAAGCCAGCATCCTTTTATCTCTGGCTGAGAGTCTGTGCCTGCTTTTTAGAAATAgctt belongs to Oenanthe melanoleuca isolate GR-GAL-2019-014 chromosome 11, OMel1.0, whole genome shotgun sequence and includes:
- the GFOD2 gene encoding glucose-fructose oxidoreductase domain-containing protein 2 isoform X1; the protein is MKMLPGVGVFGTGSAARVLVPLLRAEGFSIEALWGKTEEEAKQLAEEMNISFYTSRTDDVLLHQDVDLVCINIPPPLTRQIAVKALGIGKNVLCEKAATSVDAFRMVTAARYYPKLMSIVGNVLRFLPAFVKMKQLIEEHYVGNVIICDVRVYGGSLLSHQYNWICDELMGGGGLHTMGTYIIDLLTHLTSRRAQKVHGLLKTFVKQNTAISGIRHVTSDDFCVFQMLMGDGVCCTVTLNFNMPGSFIHEVMIVGSAGRLIARGTDLYGQKNTALQEELLFTDSLPVNKGLLDKGFKDIPLLYLKGMVYMVQALRQSFQEQEDRRTWDHKPVSMAASFEDGLYMQSVVEAIKKSSRSGEWETVEVMTEEPDANQNLCEALQRNNL
- the GFOD2 gene encoding glucose-fructose oxidoreductase domain-containing protein 2 isoform X2; its protein translation is MVTAARYYPKLMSIVGNVLRFLPAFVKMKQLIEEHYVGNVIICDVRVYGGSLLSHQYNWICDELMGGGGLHTMGTYIIDLLTHLTSRRAQKVHGLLKTFVKQNTAISGIRHVTSDDFCVFQMLMGDGVCCTVTLNFNMPGSFIHEVMIVGSAGRLIARGTDLYGQKNTALQEELLFTDSLPVNKGLLDKGFKDIPLLYLKGMVYMVQALRQSFQEQEDRRTWDHKPVSMAASFEDGLYMQSVVEAIKKSSRSGEWETVEVMTEEPDANQNLCEALQRNNL